The following are encoded in a window of Acidobacteriota bacterium genomic DNA:
- a CDS encoding asparaginase, which translates to MAAVALVALAATPGIPARAQETPGAPPVVWVLATGGTISGGGASPTSLTEYRAGAFSGEELVAAVPDLARHATIRVEQVANVGSPNITFDDWLTLARRIDAIFNDEPDTAGVVITHGTNTLEETAYFLNLTVRHDRPVVLVGAQRPATAISADGPLNLLNAVRTAASPEARGKGVLVVLNDQVNAARDVTKTSTYRLETFNSRDLGLLGYVDGDRVSFYRAPTKRHTADSEFALAGIEAFPRVDIVYSYVEANPVLIEALIEDGVDGIVLAGTGAGGMSRRERDTLERVTTLPAGARPIIVRSNRVGSGRVLPRTADDGLEMVAGDTLNPQKARILLMLALTRTRDLDEIRRIFREY; encoded by the coding sequence ATGGCCGCGGTCGCTCTGGTCGCGCTGGCCGCGACCCCGGGCATACCGGCGCGCGCCCAGGAAACGCCAGGCGCCCCCCCGGTGGTCTGGGTGCTCGCCACCGGCGGCACCATCTCCGGCGGCGGCGCGTCGCCGACCAGCCTGACCGAGTACCGCGCGGGCGCTTTCTCGGGCGAGGAGCTCGTCGCGGCGGTGCCGGACCTGGCCCGGCACGCCACCATCCGCGTGGAGCAGGTCGCCAACGTCGGCAGCCCCAACATCACCTTCGACGACTGGCTCACGCTCGCCCGCCGCATCGACGCGATCTTCAACGACGAGCCGGACACGGCCGGCGTGGTGATCACCCACGGCACCAATACGCTGGAAGAGACGGCCTACTTTCTCAACCTGACGGTCCGCCACGACCGGCCGGTCGTGCTGGTGGGCGCGCAGCGGCCGGCGACGGCCATCAGCGCCGACGGTCCCCTGAACCTGCTGAACGCCGTCCGCACCGCAGCGTCGCCCGAGGCGCGCGGCAAGGGAGTGCTGGTCGTCTTGAACGACCAGGTCAACGCCGCCCGCGACGTCACCAAGACCAGCACGTACCGGCTGGAGACGTTCAACTCCCGGGACCTCGGCCTTCTCGGCTACGTGGACGGTGACCGGGTGTCGTTCTACCGGGCGCCGACGAAACGTCATACGGCCGATTCCGAGTTCGCTCTCGCGGGCATCGAGGCTTTTCCGCGGGTGGACATCGTCTACTCGTACGTGGAGGCGAACCCGGTGCTGATCGAGGCGCTGATCGAGGACGGCGTCGACGGCATCGTGCTGGCCGGCACGGGCGCCGGCGGGATGTCGCGCCGGGAACGCGATACGCTGGAACGCGTAACCACCCTGCCCGCCGGCGCGAGGCCGATCATCGTGCGATCGAACCGGGTGGGGAGCGGGCGCGTGCTGCCGCGCACCGCGGACGACGGGCTGGAAATGGTGGCCGGCGACACCCTGAACCCGCAGAAGGCGCGCATTCTCCTGATGCTGGCGCTCACCCGAACCCGCGACCTGGACGAGATCCGGCGGATCTTCCGCGAGTACTGA
- a CDS encoding PQQ-dependent dehydrogenase, methanol/ethanol family: protein MQPFGRQVAMAAAAALALTLAADVTSAQEAEVSYTPVTDERLRAGDPSDWLMYRRTYDSQGYSPLDQITTENVAGLVPVWTMSTGVTSGHEAPPIVNDGVMFVTTPEDRVIAIDARTGEQLWIYNRQFPEGMAHPHRTNRGVALYGDKVFYTTHDAFVVALDAVSGEVVWETAVADYRTGYYMTIAPLVANGKVLIGPSGGERGIRGFVAAYDPDTGEEVWRTHTIPEPGEPGSETWPGETWRTGGASIWITGSYDPELNLTYWGTGNPGPWIGDQRPGDNLYTNSVVAFDADTGELKGYHQYHHNGSWDWDEVSAPLLIDVPRDGRTIPTLIHPARNGYLWMLERKPDSIGFVEARPYVDQNVFTAIDPVTGRPEYDLERKPGTGKPATFCPSLWGGKDWPPAAYSPQTGYLYIPANENLCSTMVGVEVDYVPGRGFTGASQTVFVVDEADHIGEIQAWNLATGEQVWTHEFGTSQNWGPILATGGGLIFTGGTNDRYFRAFDAETGDLLWEQRTNSGVIGVPSSYEIDGVQYIAVQSGWGVDAAGMQRAVNAHFDAERLVPQGGVIWVFALPPDRR from the coding sequence ATGCAGCCGTTCGGAAGACAGGTCGCGATGGCGGCGGCCGCTGCGCTGGCCCTGACGCTGGCAGCGGACGTGACGTCGGCGCAGGAAGCGGAAGTGTCGTATACCCCGGTCACGGACGAACGGCTCCGCGCCGGCGATCCGAGCGACTGGTTGATGTACCGCCGCACCTACGACAGCCAGGGCTACAGCCCGCTGGACCAGATCACGACGGAGAACGTGGCCGGCCTCGTGCCGGTGTGGACGATGTCCACCGGCGTGACCTCCGGCCACGAGGCGCCGCCGATCGTCAACGACGGCGTGATGTTCGTGACGACGCCGGAGGATCGCGTCATTGCCATCGACGCGCGGACCGGAGAGCAGCTCTGGATCTACAACCGGCAGTTCCCGGAGGGCATGGCCCACCCGCACCGCACGAACCGCGGCGTCGCGCTGTACGGCGACAAAGTGTTCTACACGACGCACGACGCGTTCGTGGTGGCGCTCGACGCGGTCTCGGGCGAGGTGGTCTGGGAGACGGCGGTCGCCGACTACCGGACCGGCTACTACATGACCATTGCGCCGCTGGTGGCCAACGGCAAGGTGCTGATCGGGCCCTCGGGCGGCGAGCGGGGCATCCGCGGCTTCGTGGCTGCGTACGATCCCGACACCGGCGAGGAAGTGTGGCGCACGCACACGATTCCGGAGCCGGGCGAGCCGGGCAGCGAGACGTGGCCGGGCGAGACCTGGCGCACCGGCGGCGCCTCGATCTGGATCACCGGCTCGTACGATCCGGAGCTCAACCTCACCTATTGGGGCACTGGCAACCCGGGCCCGTGGATCGGCGACCAGCGGCCCGGGGACAACCTCTACACCAACTCGGTGGTCGCGTTCGACGCCGATACGGGCGAGCTGAAGGGTTACCACCAGTACCACCACAACGGGTCGTGGGACTGGGACGAGGTCTCGGCGCCGCTGCTGATCGACGTCCCGCGCGACGGCCGCACCATTCCGACGCTGATCCATCCGGCGCGCAACGGCTACCTGTGGATGCTGGAGCGGAAGCCGGACTCCATCGGCTTCGTCGAGGCGCGGCCCTACGTGGACCAGAACGTGTTCACGGCGATCGACCCGGTGACGGGACGGCCGGAATACGACCTCGAGCGCAAGCCGGGCACGGGCAAGCCGGCCACCTTCTGCCCGTCGCTCTGGGGCGGCAAGGACTGGCCGCCGGCCGCCTACAGCCCGCAGACCGGATACCTCTACATCCCGGCCAACGAGAACCTCTGCTCGACCATGGTCGGCGTGGAGGTGGACTACGTGCCGGGCCGCGGCTTCACCGGCGCGTCGCAGACGGTGTTCGTGGTGGACGAGGCCGACCACATCGGCGAGATCCAGGCCTGGAACCTCGCGACCGGCGAGCAGGTCTGGACGCACGAGTTCGGGACGTCCCAGAACTGGGGGCCGATCCTCGCCACCGGCGGCGGCCTGATCTTCACCGGCGGCACCAACGACCGCTACTTCCGCGCCTTCGACGCCGAGACCGGCGACCTGCTCTGGGAGCAGCGCACCAACTCGGGGGTCATCGGCGTGCCGTCGTCCTACGAGATCGACGGCGTGCAGTACATCGCCGTGCAGTCCGGCTGGGGCGTCGACGCGGCGGGAATGCAGCGCGCCGTGAACGCCCACTTCGACGCCGAGAGGCTCGTGCCGCAGGGGGGCGTCATCTGGGTCTTCGCCCTGCCGCCGGATCGCCGCTGA